From a region of the Zingiber officinale cultivar Zhangliang chromosome 4B, Zo_v1.1, whole genome shotgun sequence genome:
- the LOC121978511 gene encoding uncharacterized protein LOC121978511 has translation MEARKKILEQDARIQNLEVMVYKKGTMCDNSIDDKGSCSVKLQPMIEDGMKNDDDDLQILCQADVLQGKPVALTLESSTNIVAHGTIVCGNESNKMLHGVPFPNNRMRVSIDEAVEKSAPLPYPIPSEFEVIGDAVGTHVAWPKHLIVNQDEKPRRKKLEQPKKKHTLSTSAPRALHMLYCYSKRALDDGRYISVSFDYDVFDDDYELVLHLEDIIPLYHLEPLSGNCVIGYIWYLYKKLLKDNKKEKFRFVNPHKIPYMATSAHDKKGKFERLNQRASHLAGRLSGASVDQLVLVPCNIGFHWILTVIDPYNEVIYLLDSLRHRIHDEDWKYIVEMALRLFNSNKGRKGRKKAMWVIVKAPRQQDAKQCGYYVMRFMRQIVEEVEIIERDSLPSIFTQAEYSREEIDEESWRDVWKKDSFLVLYAVDVLNEKCSNYMVEMAWIENVSTE, from the exons ATGGAggcgaggaagaaaattttagagcAAGATGCACGTATACAAAACCTTGAAGTAATGGTGTATAAAAAGGGTACCATGTGCGATAATTCgattgatgacaaaggcagttgctcaGTAAAGTTGCAACCCATGATTGAAGATGGCATGAAGAACGATGATGATGACCTACAAATTTTGTGTCAAGCTGATGTTTTGCAG GGAAAaccagttgcattgacattggaatctagCACAAATATTGTTGCacatggtacaattgtttgtggCAATGAATCTAATAAAATGCTTCATGGTGTTCCATTTCCAAATAATCGCATGCGAGTCTCCATTGATGAAGCAGTAGAAAAATCAGcacctttgccatatccaattccaagtgaatttgaagtaattggtgatgctgTAGGAACCCATGTGGCTTGGCCAAAACACTTGATAGTGAACCAAGATGAG aagcctcgAAGGAAGAAGCTTGAACAACCAAAAAAGAAAcatactttgtcaacaagtgccccaagagcattacatatgttatattgttatagTAAGCGTGCTTTAGATGATGGCAGATATATATCagtgagttttgattatgacgtGTTTGATGATGATTATGAACTTGTTCTACACCTTGAAGACATCAttcctttgtatcatttggagccCCTTTCAGGCAATTGTGTAATTGGCTACATATG GTATCTTTATAAAAAACTGctgaaagataacaagaaagaaaaattcAGATTTGTGAATCCACATAAAATCCCATATATGGCAACCAGTGCACATGACAAAAAAGGTAAGTTTGAAAGGCTAAACCAAAGGGCAAGTCATTTGGCAGGCAGGCTAAGTGGTGCATCTGTAGATCAACTTGTTTTGGTGCCATGTAATATCGG TTTCCATTGGATTCTCACTGTTATTGACCCTTACAATGAAGttatttatttgttggattcTCTAAGGCACCGCATTCATGATGAGGATTGGAAATATAtagtggaaat ggccttaagattgtttaattcaaacaagggaaggaaaggtagaaaAAAGGCTATGTGGGTAATAGTAAAG GCTCCTCGACAACAAGATGCCAAACAATGTGGTTACtatgtgatgcgatttatgagacaAATTGTTGAAGAAGTTGAAATTATCGAAAGAGATTCACTACCATCTATA TTCACACAAGCAGAGTATTctcgagaagaaattgatgag GAGTCCTGGAGGGATGTATGGAAAAAAGATAGTTTCTTAGTTCTGTATGCAGTTGATGTGTTAAAT GAGAAATGCTCAAACTACATGGTAGAGATGGCATGGATAGAAAATGTGAGTACTGAATGA